In the Populus trichocarpa isolate Nisqually-1 chromosome 1, P.trichocarpa_v4.1, whole genome shotgun sequence genome, one interval contains:
- the LOC7478550 gene encoding laccase-4, whose product MVDMALWLRVLVLVACLFPASVESMVRHYKFNVVMKNTTRLCSEKPIVTVNGRFPGPTLVAREDDTVLVKVVNHVKYNVSIHWHGIRQLRTGWADGPAYITQCPLQPGQSFVYNFTISGQRGTLLWHAHILWLRATVHGAIVILPKRGVPYPFPTPHREEVIVLGEWWKSDVEAVINEAMNSGRAPNVSDAHTINGHPGPVSGCSSQGGYNLPVRPGKTYMLRIINAALNEELFFKIAGHQLTVVEVDATYVKPFKIDTIVIAPGQTTNVLVTANRGSGKYLVAASPFMDAPIAVDNVTATATLHYSGTLASTTTTLTVPPAQNATPVATNFTDALRSLNSIKYPARVPLKIDHSLFFTIGLGVNPCATCVNGNRVVADINNVTFVMPTIALLQAHFFNIKGVFTDDFPGNPPTPFNYTGTQPKNFQTVNGTKLYRLAYNSTVQLVLQDTGMLTPENHPVHLHGFNFFEVGRGIGNFNPKRDPKKFNLADPVERNTIGVPAGGWTAIRFIADNPGVWFMHCHLEVHTTWGLKMAFVVDNGKGPNESVLPPPPDLPKC is encoded by the exons GTGGTGATGAAAAATACCACGAGACTGTGTTCAGAAAAGCCCATTGTCACTGTCAATGGAAGGTTCCCTGGGCCCACTTTAGTTGCCAGGGAAGATGACACAGTGCTGGTGAAGGTGGTCAACCACGTCAAATACAATGTCAGTATCCATTG GCATGGAATCAGACAGCTGCGGACAGGTTGGGCCGATGGCCCAGCATACATAACGCAGTGTCCTCTTCAGCCAGGACAGAGCTTCGTGTACAATTTCACCATTTCTGGTCAAAGGGGCACCCTACTCTGGCATGCACATATCCTCTGGCTCAGGGCCACTGTCCATGGTGCTATTGTCATCTTGCCCAAGCGAGGTGTTCCTTACCCATTTCCTACACCACACAGGGAAGAAGTCATTGTATTAG GTGAATGGTGGAAATCAGATGTTGAAGCTGTGATCAACGAGGCAATGAATTCTGGGAGGGCACCTAATGTCTCAGATGCTCACACGATCAATGGTCATCCAGGGCCTGTCTCAGGCTGCTCTTCACAGG GAGGATATAATTTACCAGTACGGCCCGGAAAGACTTACATGCTTCGGATTATCAACGCTGCACTAAATGAAGAGCTCTTCTTTAAGATTGCTGGCCATCAACTCACTGTTGTAGAGGTTGATGCCACATACGTTAAACCCTTCAAAATCGACACCATTGTCATAGCCCCAGGCCAAACCACTAACGTTCTTGTGACAGCAAACCGTGGTTCTGGCAAGTACTTGGTTGCTGCCTCACCCTTCATGGACGCACCCATTGCGGTTGATAACGTGACGGCCACAGCCACGTTACATTACTCTGGCACCCTTGCTAGTACCACCACTACCCTCACCGTCCCTCCAGCGCAAAATGCCACCCCAGTAGCTACAAACTTTACAGATGCTCTACGTAGCTTGAATTCGATAAAATATCCTGCTCGAGTCCCATTAAAAATCgatcactctctcttttttaccaTTGGCCTCGGTGTCAATCCTTGTGCTACTTGTGTCAATGGGAACCGAGTTGTGGCAGATATCAATAACGTTACATTTGTTATGCCAACAATTGCTCTCCTTCAAGCTCATTTCTTCAACATCAAAGGTGTTTTCACAGATGACTTCCCAGGCAACCCGCCCACACCATTCAACTATACAGGCACACAACcaaaaaactttcaaacagtGAATGGAACAAAACTTTATAGACTTGCTTATAACTCTACTGTCCAACTAGTGCTACAAGATACAGGAATGCTTACTCCTGAAAACCACCCTGTCCATTTGCATGGCTTCAATTTCTTCGAAGTTGGGAGGGGAATAGGTAATTTCAATCCAAAGAGGGACCCAAAGAAATTCAATCTTGCTGACCCAGTGGAGAGGAACACAATTGGAGTCCCAGCTGGTGGATGGACTGCTATAAGGTTCATAGCAGATAATCCAG GGGTTTGGTTCATGCATTGCCATTTGGAAGTCCATACAACATGGGGACTTAAGATGGCATTTGTTGTAGACAATGGCAAAGGCCCTAATGAATCTGTTTTACCTCCTCCTCCGGATCTACCAAAGTGCTAG